The following are encoded in a window of Providencia rettgeri genomic DNA:
- the hmpA gene encoding NO-inducible flavohemoprotein, with translation MLDSQTIAIVKSTIPAIAATGPKLTAHFYDRMFKQHPELKDIFNMTHQANGAQREALFNAICAYAVHIETPEALISAVEKIAQKHASLNIKPEHYPIVGENLLAAIDELLNPGQEVLDAWGKAYGVLANIFIDREASIYQENADKIGGWAGLREFKLKQKQQQSDVITSFEFVPVDGEPVAHYRPGQYITIYINHKGFANQEIRQYSLTTAPNGQSYRIAVKREDQGAVSNFLHQQINEGDSVYLAPPCGDFFIDVDNQTPVTLISAGVGLTPMLSMLNHLTQQGHDATINWLHAAENGAVHAFRHEIQQLMAQQKAGHCAIWFNQPRDSDRLGFDYQYEGLMDLQKVREWIDQPNMQFYFCGPVGFMQHIGQQLISMGINENAIHYECFGPHKVLTLN, from the coding sequence ATGTTAGACAGCCAAACCATCGCGATTGTTAAATCAACCATTCCAGCTATCGCCGCGACTGGGCCAAAACTCACTGCACATTTTTATGACAGAATGTTTAAACAACATCCTGAATTAAAAGATATTTTTAATATGACTCACCAAGCTAATGGCGCGCAACGCGAAGCATTGTTTAACGCAATTTGCGCCTATGCGGTACATATCGAAACCCCAGAAGCATTAATTTCTGCCGTTGAAAAAATCGCCCAAAAACACGCTAGTTTGAATATTAAACCTGAACATTACCCAATCGTCGGTGAAAATTTACTGGCGGCCATTGATGAATTGCTCAATCCTGGCCAAGAAGTGCTTGATGCTTGGGGCAAAGCTTACGGAGTGTTAGCTAACATTTTTATTGATCGTGAAGCTTCAATCTACCAAGAAAATGCAGATAAAATAGGGGGCTGGGCAGGTTTACGCGAATTTAAACTGAAGCAAAAACAACAGCAAAGTGATGTTATCACCAGTTTTGAGTTCGTCCCTGTTGATGGAGAACCCGTGGCTCACTACCGTCCAGGTCAATACATTACGATTTATATCAATCATAAAGGGTTTGCTAACCAAGAAATTCGCCAATACTCTCTAACGACAGCACCGAATGGGCAAAGTTACCGTATTGCAGTGAAACGCGAAGACCAAGGTGCAGTGTCGAATTTCTTACACCAACAGATCAATGAAGGGGACAGTGTTTATTTAGCACCACCATGTGGCGACTTCTTTATTGATGTCGATAATCAAACGCCAGTAACGTTGATTTCAGCAGGTGTTGGTCTAACCCCTATGTTAAGTATGCTAAATCACCTCACACAGCAAGGTCATGATGCAACCATCAATTGGCTACATGCCGCGGAAAATGGTGCAGTTCATGCATTTCGCCACGAAATCCAACAATTGATGGCACAACAAAAAGCAGGGCATTGTGCAATTTGGTTTAATCAGCCGCGTGACAGCGACCGTCTTGGATTTGATTATCAATATGAAGGATTGATGGATTTACAAAAAGTGCGCGAATGGATTGACCAGCCGAATATGCAGTTCTATTTCTGTGGCCCAGTTGGCTTCATGCAGCATATTGGCCAACAATTAATTTCAATGGGGATTAATGAAAATGCAATTCATTATGAGTGTTTTGGTCCTCATAAAGTGCTGACACTCAACTAA